One window of Dehalobacterium formicoaceticum genomic DNA carries:
- the infB gene encoding translation initiation factor IF-2: protein MGKLRVYELAKELSMESKEVIRRLSKMGMEAKNHMSTVDDKFADELRQMVKPNPKRTEKAEEEKARPSGNKVDEVKNEVKKGQHFDQQKKNAERRTDMSRRPQNQKNDHEGRTSSAPNNGNHAGPQNKGPYKPNDQNRNSGFKRNQGKQEDGGKPAFVGKSGAQKPADGKGNQTTSSAFSKPGSQKNIQKQTEQNKGKGAPPRTNESGDNFGNKAKFSSQKPGQKNFRTGGKKNQQNRRMKKGHYQKAEIAPAIPKKVVIGESVTVQELAKSMSKTAAELIKLLMGMGVMVTINDEIDSDTAVLIGSEVGIPVEVRVDKTMEIMEDQDDEDDEGLLVERAPVVTVMGHVDHGKTSLLDAIRKAKVTATEAGGITQHIGAYQVEINNKKITFLDTPGHEAFTAMRARGAQVTDVSIIVVAADDGVMPQTIEAINHSKAAKVPIIVAINKIDKPDANPDRVKQELTEHGLVSEEWGGDTVMVPVSAKTHEGIDHLLEMILLVAEVAELKANPDREARGTVIEAELDKGRGPVATVLVQKGTMTIGENIVAGTTFGKVRAMIDDKGRRVKSAGPSTPVVVLGFSDVPPVGEQFVGIKEEKDARYIAEKYQLKKREEELNKSSRVSLDDLFNQISKGVVKDLNLIIKADVQGSIEALAQSLNNLSTDEVRVNIVHSGVGTITETDVMLATTANAVIIGFNVRPDMNIRRIADQEKVDIKLYRVIYEAIDDVKAAMSGLLDPTFKEVIIGHAEVRQVFKVPKVGMVAGCKVLDGKITRQSEVRIIRDGIVVHEGHVESLRRVKDDVKEVLSGFECGIGIENFHDIKEGDVIESFVMEETKREL from the coding sequence ATGGGAAAACTAAGAGTATATGAGTTGGCAAAAGAACTATCCATGGAGAGCAAAGAAGTTATTCGGCGTCTTTCCAAAATGGGCATGGAAGCAAAAAACCATATGAGTACTGTTGATGATAAATTTGCGGATGAATTAAGGCAAATGGTGAAGCCTAATCCTAAAAGGACAGAAAAAGCAGAGGAAGAAAAAGCCCGTCCTTCCGGAAACAAGGTTGATGAGGTTAAAAATGAGGTTAAAAAGGGACAACATTTTGATCAGCAGAAAAAAAATGCCGAGAGACGGACTGATATGTCCCGTCGCCCTCAAAACCAGAAAAATGATCATGAAGGCAGAACAAGTTCCGCTCCAAACAACGGCAATCATGCCGGTCCTCAAAATAAAGGGCCTTACAAACCAAATGATCAAAACAGAAACTCCGGTTTTAAAAGAAATCAAGGTAAACAGGAGGATGGGGGCAAACCCGCTTTCGTTGGTAAATCCGGGGCACAAAAACCAGCTGATGGGAAGGGAAACCAAACCACATCATCGGCTTTTTCAAAACCAGGTTCTCAAAAAAATATCCAGAAACAAACAGAACAAAATAAAGGCAAAGGTGCGCCTCCGCGCACAAATGAATCGGGAGATAATTTCGGCAATAAAGCTAAATTTTCTTCCCAAAAACCAGGACAAAAGAACTTTCGCACCGGTGGTAAGAAAAATCAGCAGAATAGGAGAATGAAAAAAGGTCATTACCAGAAAGCAGAAATCGCCCCTGCCATTCCTAAAAAGGTTGTAATCGGCGAATCGGTAACGGTACAAGAATTGGCGAAGAGCATGAGTAAAACCGCTGCTGAGCTGATCAAGCTGCTCATGGGCATGGGCGTTATGGTAACTATCAACGACGAGATCGATTCGGATACAGCCGTATTAATCGGTTCCGAGGTAGGCATTCCGGTTGAAGTACGCGTGGATAAAACCATGGAAATTATGGAAGACCAGGATGATGAGGATGATGAGGGTCTTTTAGTGGAGCGTGCGCCTGTGGTAACGGTCATGGGCCATGTGGATCATGGTAAAACATCTCTCCTTGATGCCATCAGAAAAGCGAAGGTTACCGCAACAGAAGCAGGCGGGATTACCCAGCATATTGGTGCTTATCAGGTAGAGATAAATAATAAAAAGATCACCTTCTTAGACACCCCCGGCCATGAGGCCTTTACAGCGATGCGGGCTAGAGGGGCACAGGTAACGGATGTATCCATTATTGTTGTCGCGGCAGATGACGGAGTGATGCCTCAAACCATCGAAGCTATTAATCACTCCAAGGCAGCCAAAGTGCCTATTATTGTTGCCATTAATAAAATAGATAAACCGGATGCCAATCCGGATCGGGTAAAACAGGAACTGACAGAACACGGCTTGGTGTCTGAAGAGTGGGGCGGGGATACGGTCATGGTTCCGGTCTCAGCGAAAACTCATGAAGGCATTGACCATCTATTGGAAATGATTCTCCTGGTTGCAGAAGTTGCAGAATTAAAGGCCAATCCTGACCGGGAAGCCAGAGGAACGGTGATTGAGGCCGAACTGGATAAAGGCAGAGGTCCTGTAGCCACCGTTTTAGTGCAAAAAGGCACGATGACCATCGGAGAAAATATTGTGGCGGGGACGACCTTTGGTAAGGTAAGAGCTATGATTGATGATAAAGGCCGCCGGGTGAAAAGTGCCGGACCTTCCACTCCAGTGGTAGTATTGGGCTTTTCTGATGTTCCTCCTGTGGGAGAGCAATTTGTCGGCATCAAAGAAGAGAAAGACGCCCGGTATATTGCAGAAAAGTATCAGTTGAAGAAACGGGAAGAAGAATTAAATAAATCATCACGAGTCAGCTTGGATGACCTTTTTAATCAAATTTCTAAAGGCGTTGTCAAAGACTTAAATCTGATCATAAAAGCTGATGTTCAGGGATCCATTGAGGCCTTGGCCCAGTCTTTGAATAACCTTTCTACAGATGAAGTGCGGGTTAACATTGTGCATAGCGGGGTAGGTACCATTACAGAAACAGATGTGATGCTGGCTACCACAGCAAATGCAGTCATCATTGGATTTAACGTACGGCCGGACATGAACATCAGAAGAATTGCTGATCAGGAAAAAGTAGATATCAAACTTTATCGGGTGATCTATGAAGCGATCGACGATGTTAAAGCGGCTATGAGCGGTTTGCTGGATCCCACCTTCAAAGAGGTTATCATCGGGCATGCAGAAGTACGCCAGGTCTTTAAGGTGCCTAAGGTTGGTATGGTAGCCGGATGTAAAGTGCTGGACGGTAAGATCACCCGCCAATCCGAAGTACGGATAATTCGAGACGGCATCGTGGTGCACGAAGGTCATGTGGAATCCTTGAGAAGAGTAAAAGATGATGTCAAAGAGGTCCTGAGCGGTTTTGAATGTGGAATTGGCATTGAAAACTTCCATGATATTAAAGAGGGAGATGTCATTGAAAGCTTCGTCATGGAAGAAACGAAAAGAGAACTATAA
- the rbfA gene encoding 30S ribosome-binding factor RbfA has product MVQYRSGRLSEEFKKEIADIIKNDVKDPRVGFVSVVFVEVSGDIRHAKVFVSVLGGEKAVQDSMAALKSASGFIRREISKRIQLRYTPEITFVYDDSIAHGVKISKILADVLPEEEKPDEEKNE; this is encoded by the coding sequence ATGGTGCAATATCGGTCCGGTCGCTTATCGGAGGAATTCAAAAAAGAGATTGCTGATATTATTAAAAATGATGTGAAAGATCCCCGGGTGGGATTTGTTTCTGTTGTTTTTGTCGAAGTGTCAGGTGATATAAGGCATGCCAAGGTTTTTGTCAGTGTTTTAGGAGGTGAAAAAGCCGTGCAGGATTCCATGGCTGCCTTAAAAAGTGCCTCAGGCTTTATCCGCCGCGAAATCTCCAAACGCATTCAACTGCGATATACACCTGAAATCACCTTTGTTTATGATGATTCCATCGCGCACGGTGTCAAAATATCTAAAATCCTCGCCGATGTCCTGCCGGAAGAGGAAAAACCAGACGAGGAAAAAAATGAATAA
- a CDS encoding DHH family phosphoesterase yields the protein MNNQLSEILGLIRSHDSILITAHVLPDGDSIGSLTGFGLALEAAGKKVEMVMQDPVPAMYRFLRGTEKISLPHQLGSIPKLVIFLDCTDRSRAGVDWSEPYLQDVPSINIDHHVSNSFFASYNLVDPQAAATAEIVYTLVRELSIAISADIASALYTGIVMDTGSFQYESTTPHTLKTAAALLEQGVQLSCIKEHLYEQKSLKNYHLLAEAIGNISFAADGKIAWTYLDQAVMKRLQAKAEDCEGIVSYPISLANVKIGLFFRELTNGEVKVGLRCRTGFDVNKIARSFGGGGHQLAAGCTVEGPLQSAILRVITVTNEMMEARS from the coding sequence ATGAATAATCAACTTTCGGAAATCTTGGGCTTGATCAGGAGCCATGATTCTATCTTGATCACAGCCCATGTTTTACCTGACGGAGACAGTATCGGATCTTTGACAGGCTTTGGACTGGCTTTGGAAGCTGCAGGAAAAAAGGTTGAGATGGTGATGCAAGACCCGGTTCCCGCCATGTATCGTTTTTTAAGGGGTACCGAAAAAATTTCCTTGCCTCATCAACTTGGCTCAATACCTAAGCTCGTCATTTTTCTTGATTGCACCGACAGATCTCGGGCCGGGGTCGATTGGTCAGAACCTTACCTGCAGGATGTGCCCAGCATCAACATTGATCATCATGTGAGCAATAGCTTTTTTGCCTCCTATAATTTGGTGGATCCTCAAGCGGCAGCAACGGCAGAGATCGTTTACACCCTGGTTCGGGAACTGAGTATCGCCATCTCGGCAGATATTGCCTCTGCTTTATACACAGGTATTGTGATGGACACCGGATCCTTTCAATATGAAAGCACAACGCCCCATACTTTAAAAACAGCTGCTGCTTTATTAGAGCAAGGGGTACAGCTCTCATGTATCAAGGAGCATCTTTATGAGCAAAAATCCCTGAAAAATTATCATTTACTGGCGGAGGCTATTGGTAATATAAGCTTTGCTGCAGACGGTAAAATTGCCTGGACCTATCTGGATCAGGCTGTCATGAAAAGGCTGCAAGCCAAAGCAGAAGATTGTGAAGGTATTGTCAGTTATCCCATTTCCCTGGCAAATGTAAAAATCGGGTTATTTTTTCGCGAGTTAACAAACGGGGAAGTCAAAGTGGGATTGAGATGTCGTACCGGTTTTGATGTGAACAAGATTGCCCGTTCTTTTGGCGGCGGAGGACACCAATTAGCAGCCGGCTGTACTGTAGAAGGTCCTCTTCAGTCCGCCATTTTGCGTGTAATTACTGTGACAAATGAGATGATGGAGGCAAGATCATAG
- the truB gene encoding tRNA pseudouridine(55) synthase TruB, translating into MDGFINVLKPPGMTSHDVVGFVRKKIQQKKAGHTGTLDPGVAGVLPVCVGKATRLSEYITDQTKGYRGEITFGRATDSQDAYGSVLWEKECTHLQYEDFLTVLPSFIGQIQQLPPMTSAVRVEGQRLYDLARKGIEVERKQKSVIIHSIDIIHKDWSLPHPKVIFDVSCSKGTYIRTLCHDIGMKLGVGACLSFLIRTKTAGFQIQNAYTLEEISSLAAARDESFLLPMEAGISFISALAVGREQEKELLHGKSILLPKDHYQMDRIYQAQGPDHKLIALGRIIMDGADAFIFKPLKVLG; encoded by the coding sequence GTGGACGGTTTTATTAATGTATTGAAACCGCCGGGCATGACTTCTCACGATGTGGTTGGTTTTGTACGTAAAAAAATTCAGCAAAAGAAGGCAGGACATACCGGGACCCTGGATCCGGGAGTTGCCGGTGTACTTCCTGTTTGTGTGGGCAAGGCAACCCGTTTGTCGGAATATATCACAGATCAAACAAAAGGTTACCGGGGTGAAATCACCTTTGGCCGTGCCACCGACAGTCAGGATGCTTATGGCAGCGTTTTATGGGAAAAAGAATGTACCCATCTTCAATATGAAGACTTTTTGACCGTCCTTCCATCTTTTATCGGGCAAATTCAACAGCTGCCGCCGATGACATCTGCCGTTCGGGTAGAAGGGCAGCGGCTTTATGATTTGGCCCGTAAAGGGATTGAGGTGGAGAGGAAGCAGAAGAGTGTGATCATCCATTCCATTGATATCATCCATAAAGATTGGTCTTTGCCCCATCCAAAAGTAATTTTTGATGTTTCCTGTTCCAAAGGGACCTATATTCGTACCCTTTGCCATGACATTGGTATGAAGTTGGGTGTCGGCGCTTGTTTATCATTTCTGATCAGAACTAAAACAGCCGGATTTCAGATTCAAAATGCTTATACCCTGGAGGAAATATCATCTTTAGCGGCAGCCCGGGATGAAAGTTTCCTCTTGCCTATGGAAGCTGGCATTTCTTTTATTTCGGCCCTTGCCGTGGGACGAGAACAGGAAAAAGAGCTCCTGCACGGGAAATCTATTCTCTTGCCAAAGGATCATTATCAAATGGACCGAATCTATCAGGCACAAGGACCTGATCATAAGTTGATTGCCTTAGGCAGGATCATCATGGACGGGGCAGATGCTTTTATTTTTAAGCCCTTAAAGGTTTTGGGATAA
- a CDS encoding bifunctional riboflavin kinase/FAD synthetase, whose product MKVINNLADFPRESNFVAVAMGNFDGVHRGHQKLIQQMVAKAHQENGLAVVFTFHPHPLLVLKKKNNLLFLNTQEEKEWLIRSLGTDIYFPFPFDQKIAEMMPENFVKDILMDGLGAKAIFIGYNFTFGRKAMGDPELLKSLCPSYGCEVNVVPEIKIDDIHVSSSKIRNFLKKGNIIEANRFLGYPYSLSGMVVPGQQLGRKLGFPTANLNIMPGLLTPEKGVYAVKVQVGDQLFDGVANVGNRPTIGDNLPENVEVHLLNKNLDLYDQEIRVFFMEKLRGEKKFSDLSELTFQVQADISAAEEYLRNRKDWKITCHHK is encoded by the coding sequence GTGAAAGTCATAAATAATTTAGCGGATTTTCCCAGAGAATCAAATTTTGTTGCCGTCGCCATGGGAAACTTTGATGGTGTCCACCGGGGTCATCAAAAATTAATTCAACAGATGGTCGCAAAAGCACATCAGGAAAACGGACTAGCAGTAGTTTTTACTTTTCACCCCCATCCATTGCTGGTTCTGAAAAAGAAAAACAATTTATTATTTTTGAACACTCAGGAAGAGAAGGAATGGCTTATCCGCAGTCTGGGTACGGATATTTATTTTCCTTTCCCTTTTGATCAAAAAATTGCCGAGATGATGCCGGAGAATTTTGTCAAAGATATCCTCATGGATGGCTTGGGAGCGAAAGCAATTTTTATCGGCTACAATTTTACTTTCGGACGCAAGGCAATGGGCGATCCTGAGTTATTAAAATCCCTATGCCCCTCTTATGGCTGTGAGGTAAACGTTGTCCCGGAAATAAAGATTGATGATATCCATGTCAGCAGTTCAAAGATCAGAAATTTTCTAAAAAAAGGAAACATTATTGAAGCCAATCGTTTTTTGGGATATCCATATAGCTTATCAGGTATGGTGGTGCCTGGGCAGCAATTAGGTCGAAAACTGGGATTTCCTACAGCTAATCTCAATATTATGCCCGGACTTCTGACTCCTGAAAAAGGGGTATATGCGGTCAAGGTTCAAGTCGGGGATCAGCTTTTTGATGGGGTGGCCAATGTAGGCAACCGGCCCACCATTGGAGATAATTTGCCGGAAAATGTTGAAGTGCATCTGCTCAATAAAAATTTGGATTTGTATGATCAAGAAATTCGTGTGTTTTTTATGGAAAAATTACGTGGGGAAAAAAAGTTTTCTGATCTTTCGGAACTCACCTTTCAGGTTCAGGCTGATATATCTGCTGCAGAAGAATATCTGCGTAATAGAAAGGATTGGAAAATAACTTGCCATCATAAATAA
- the rpsO gene encoding 30S ribosomal protein S15 has product MTMTTEKKKEIIEKFRAHETDTGSTEVQIAILTERINHLTEHLKIHKKDHHSRRGLLKMVGQRRGFLNYLKKNSFDKYRQILEDLNLRR; this is encoded by the coding sequence ATGACCATGACTACAGAGAAGAAAAAGGAAATTATTGAAAAATTTCGGGCTCACGAAACAGATACCGGTTCCACCGAAGTACAAATTGCTATTTTAACGGAACGAATCAATCATCTGACAGAGCATTTGAAGATTCATAAAAAGGATCATCATTCTCGCAGAGGGTTATTAAAAATGGTTGGTCAGCGCAGAGGATTTTTAAACTATTTGAAAAAGAATAGTTTTGACAAATATCGTCAAATTCTTGAAGACCTTAACTTACGCAGGTAA
- a CDS encoding polyribonucleotide nucleotidyltransferase: MLNKNLRKSIEIGGRTLTLETGRMAKQASGAVFTVYGDTMVLAAATGASEPREGIDFFPLTVDYEERLYAVGKIPGGFIKREGRPSEKAILTSRIIDRPIRPLFPKGYRNDVQVVTTVLSVDQDNPPDMTALNGASAALHVSHIPFLGPIGAVIVGRIDGKLIINPTVDEAAKSDMHIAVAGTRDAVNMVEASALEVPEEEILAAIMFGHEEIKRIVDFIEEFRREALALGLAKEKVEFVPPMPSEELEQSVRSVAIDQFTEAVHKCAAEKMIKSDREQYLKAIKSNIIAQFEEEYPEDLKMIAGLADKFEKEVVRRIIAREKIRIDGRQITEVRPIEVEVSVLSRTHGSSLFTRGQTQILNVCTLGAVGDEQILDGLGVEESKRYMHHYNFPPYSVGEARPIRGPGRREIGHGALAERALEPVIPSEDEFPYTIRLVSEAIESNGSTSMGSVCGSTLSLMDAGVPIKAPVAGVAMGLIKDEDHITVLTDIQGMEDALGDMDFKVAGTAEGVTAIQMDIKITGIDQEVLSRALAQAKDGRMHILGKMLEVISKPKTELSPYAPRIIKAQIHPDKIREVIGAGGKIIKKIIEETGAKIDIEDDGRIFIASVDGVNGDKALEIIESITKDVEVGRIYDGKVVKIMDFGAFVEIVPGVLDLPGKEGMVHISQLSDKRVEKVTDVVKEGDPIRVKVIGIDNQGRVKLSRKEVIKEETK; encoded by the coding sequence ATGTTAAATAAGAATTTAAGAAAAAGTATTGAAATTGGTGGCAGGACCTTAACCCTGGAGACCGGTCGCATGGCAAAACAGGCCAGCGGCGCCGTTTTTACCGTTTACGGGGATACCATGGTTTTAGCTGCGGCGACGGGTGCTTCTGAACCGAGAGAAGGGATTGACTTTTTCCCCCTCACAGTTGATTATGAAGAAAGGCTTTATGCCGTCGGAAAGATTCCCGGTGGATTTATTAAACGGGAAGGGAGACCCAGCGAGAAGGCCATTTTAACATCACGCATCATTGATCGTCCGATCCGCCCATTGTTTCCCAAGGGATATCGCAATGACGTGCAGGTAGTCACCACGGTTTTATCTGTGGATCAGGATAATCCTCCGGATATGACTGCCTTAAATGGTGCCTCTGCAGCACTCCATGTTTCTCACATTCCTTTTTTGGGTCCCATTGGCGCTGTCATTGTGGGGCGCATTGACGGAAAATTAATTATTAACCCCACTGTGGATGAAGCAGCCAAAAGTGATATGCATATTGCCGTAGCCGGTACCAGAGATGCTGTTAATATGGTGGAAGCCAGTGCCCTTGAGGTTCCGGAAGAAGAAATCCTGGCGGCAATCATGTTTGGCCATGAAGAAATTAAAAGAATCGTCGACTTTATTGAGGAATTCCGGCGCGAAGCTCTTGCCTTGGGATTAGCAAAGGAAAAGGTTGAGTTTGTTCCGCCCATGCCTTCGGAAGAACTGGAACAAAGTGTTCGTTCCGTGGCGATCGATCAGTTTACGGAAGCAGTACATAAATGCGCTGCGGAAAAAATGATCAAATCAGATCGTGAGCAATACTTAAAAGCGATTAAAAGTAACATCATTGCTCAATTCGAAGAGGAATATCCTGAAGATCTCAAGATGATCGCCGGGTTGGCAGATAAGTTTGAAAAAGAAGTGGTGCGTCGTATCATTGCCCGAGAAAAAATCAGAATTGACGGCAGACAAATTACGGAAGTGCGTCCCATTGAAGTGGAGGTTAGCGTGCTCAGCCGAACCCATGGTTCATCCTTGTTTACGAGAGGACAAACCCAGATCTTGAATGTCTGTACCCTTGGAGCTGTGGGTGACGAACAGATTCTTGACGGACTCGGGGTGGAGGAATCCAAGAGATACATGCATCATTATAACTTCCCTCCTTACAGCGTCGGGGAAGCACGGCCTATTCGGGGACCGGGACGCCGGGAAATCGGACATGGGGCTTTGGCGGAAAGGGCTTTAGAACCAGTGATACCTTCCGAAGATGAATTTCCTTATACGATTCGCTTAGTATCAGAAGCCATAGAATCCAACGGTTCCACCTCCATGGGGAGTGTTTGCGGCAGTACTCTTTCTCTAATGGATGCCGGAGTACCGATCAAAGCACCTGTGGCCGGTGTTGCCATGGGCTTAATTAAAGATGAAGATCATATCACGGTTTTAACTGATATTCAGGGCATGGAAGATGCTTTAGGCGATATGGATTTTAAAGTGGCAGGAACTGCCGAAGGTGTTACCGCTATTCAGATGGATATCAAAATTACCGGTATTGACCAGGAGGTGCTTAGCCGGGCTCTGGCGCAAGCAAAAGACGGACGCATGCATATCTTAGGTAAAATGCTGGAGGTTATCAGTAAACCAAAGACTGAACTCTCGCCTTATGCACCACGGATCATTAAGGCTCAAATTCATCCGGATAAAATCAGAGAAGTCATCGGGGCCGGAGGGAAAATCATTAAAAAAATCATTGAAGAAACAGGTGCAAAAATTGATATTGAAGACGATGGCCGGATCTTTATCGCCAGTGTTGACGGCGTAAACGGCGATAAAGCCCTGGAGATTATTGAATCCATTACGAAGGATGTGGAAGTGGGCCGGATTTATGACGGCAAGGTCGTGAAAATAATGGACTTTGGGGCCTTCGTGGAAATCGTTCCCGGTGTTCTCGACTTGCCGGGAAAAGAAGGAATGGTTCATATCTCCCAGTTGTCAGACAAAAGGGTGGAAAAGGTTACTGATGTGGTGAAAGAAGGAGATCCCATCAGGGTTAAGGTGATTGGTATTGATAACCAGGGTCGGGTCAAACTTTCCAGGAAAGAAGTTATTAAAGAAGAAACAAAATAA
- a CDS encoding polysaccharide deacetylase family protein, protein MRIYYITRRNFAQKIILGLLMILVCAFIIHYIYGNLTVPTTEISPIYQGNSGQKVMSFAINVDWGEEYLPEMIKIMDQQKIKCTFFLTGRWTEKFPEMAQLIADHGHEIGNHGYKHDSPNQMSLENLQGDIQKSAQIIRKATGKDTMLYAPPSGEREDHVIKAAHELGYQTVLWSIDTIDWKRPSSDVIVAKILDKAHNGAIVLMHPTEPTVQALSEVIPNLISQGYRLVTVSDNIK, encoded by the coding sequence TTGAGAATTTATTACATTACGAGAAGGAACTTTGCACAAAAAATAATTTTGGGCTTGTTGATGATACTGGTATGCGCGTTCATCATCCACTATATTTATGGAAATTTAACGGTACCTACCACAGAAATATCGCCTATATATCAGGGTAACTCCGGTCAAAAAGTAATGAGCTTTGCCATCAATGTAGACTGGGGAGAAGAGTATCTTCCAGAAATGATAAAAATCATGGATCAGCAAAAGATTAAATGCACTTTTTTTTTGACAGGACGATGGACAGAGAAGTTCCCTGAAATGGCGCAGCTGATTGCCGATCATGGTCATGAAATTGGCAATCATGGGTATAAACATGATAGTCCAAATCAGATGTCTTTAGAAAATCTCCAGGGTGATATTCAAAAAAGTGCCCAGATTATTAGAAAAGCCACAGGAAAAGATACCATGCTTTATGCACCGCCCTCCGGAGAGCGGGAAGACCATGTGATTAAAGCAGCCCATGAATTAGGTTATCAGACAGTTTTATGGAGTATTGATACCATCGACTGGAAACGTCCTTCCTCTGATGTTATTGTTGCAAAAATTTTGGATAAAGCGCATAATGGAGCTATTGTACTGATGCATCCAACTGAACCGACGGTGCAAGCACTGTCTGAAGTGATTCCCAATCTCATCAGCCAGGGGTATCGTTTAGTCACCGTATCTGATAATATTAAATAG
- a CDS encoding M16 family metallopeptidase produces MLYKDNLANGIRVITEEIPFVHSVSIGIWVGTGSRHEEGADHGISHFLEHMLFKGTKNRTAKQIAESLEIVGGQINAFTSKEYTCYYAKVLNDHFDLALDVLADMFLNSLFTLEDLEKERNVILEEIKMYEDTPDELVHDVYTKTVWQEDPLGQSIIGTVNSVEEISREQLVSYYQNHYVPQNVVIAVAGNIKRDLVLKGAETLFSKLKGNKVPKIITIPQSFNENAFVYKEIEQMHLCLGFPGIPSLDDDIYALTVLNNVLGGGLSSRLFQKVREERGLSYSIYSFHSGFSNSGLFGIYAGTSAQNAPEVVEIILEQIDDIKNRGITKEELANTKEHIKGTMLLSLENVGNRMNRLGKSEICYDRIITPEEVVNSVLQVTNEDVAQIAHKLFVKEKLVIAAVGAEKPQLNL; encoded by the coding sequence ATGCTGTATAAAGACAACCTGGCTAATGGCATCCGTGTGATCACAGAGGAAATTCCTTTCGTACATTCGGTATCCATCGGAATCTGGGTCGGAACAGGTTCCAGACATGAAGAGGGTGCGGATCATGGAATTTCCCATTTTTTAGAACACATGTTGTTTAAAGGTACAAAAAATAGGACGGCCAAACAAATTGCAGAAAGTTTAGAAATTGTGGGCGGGCAAATTAATGCCTTTACCTCCAAAGAATATACCTGCTATTATGCCAAGGTTTTAAATGACCATTTTGATTTGGCGCTTGATGTGTTAGCCGATATGTTCCTAAATTCTCTTTTTACCCTTGAGGATTTAGAAAAGGAAAGAAATGTGATTTTGGAAGAAATTAAGATGTATGAGGATACACCGGATGAGTTGGTGCATGATGTGTACACCAAAACAGTCTGGCAAGAAGATCCTTTGGGTCAGTCCATTATCGGCACCGTTAATTCCGTAGAAGAAATTTCCCGGGAACAGTTGGTTTCTTATTATCAAAATCACTACGTGCCCCAGAATGTCGTTATTGCTGTGGCCGGCAATATCAAACGGGATTTGGTTTTAAAGGGTGCTGAAACCTTATTTTCTAAATTAAAGGGAAATAAGGTGCCCAAAATTATTACCATTCCTCAATCCTTTAATGAAAATGCTTTCGTCTATAAAGAGATTGAACAAATGCATTTGTGCTTGGGATTTCCCGGTATTCCCAGCTTGGATGATGATATCTATGCCCTGACTGTACTTAATAATGTCCTGGGCGGCGGACTCAGTTCCCGCTTATTTCAAAAGGTGCGGGAAGAAAGAGGATTATCATACAGCATTTATTCCTTTCACTCCGGTTTTTCCAATTCAGGATTGTTTGGCATTTATGCCGGAACCAGTGCTCAAAATGCACCGGAAGTAGTGGAGATCATCTTAGAACAGATTGACGATATCAAAAACCGGGGGATCACGAAAGAAGAATTGGCCAACACCAAGGAGCATATCAAGGGTACGATGCTTTTAAGTTTGGAAAATGTGGGTAATCGCATGAACCGTCTTGGAAAATCGGAAATTTGTTACGACCGGATTATCACTCCGGAAGAGGTGGTAAACAGCGTATTACAAGTTACCAATGAAGACGTAGCTCAGATTGCTCATAAACTATTTGTTAAAGAAAAACTGGTGATTGCTGCAGTGGGAGCAGAAAAGCCTCAGCTTAATCTATAA
- the dut gene encoding dUTP diphosphatase, producing the protein MTVKINISYCDHYQGLPKPVYQTTASSGLDLLAAVREDLIIEPGAYQLVPAGIKIELPCDFEAQVRPRSGLALNHGITVLNSPGTIDADYRGEIQVLLINFGRERFVISRGMRIAQLVIGKVTRVELLEKAVLDETIRNEGGFGHTGL; encoded by the coding sequence ATGACTGTAAAGATTAATATTTCATATTGTGATCATTATCAGGGACTTCCCAAACCTGTGTATCAGACGACCGCTTCTTCCGGCCTGGACCTGTTGGCTGCAGTAAGGGAAGACCTTATTATCGAACCCGGGGCCTATCAATTGGTTCCTGCCGGGATCAAGATTGAACTTCCTTGTGATTTTGAAGCACAGGTTCGACCGCGCAGCGGCTTGGCATTAAATCACGGTATTACCGTATTAAATTCACCGGGCACCATTGATGCAGATTATCGGGGAGAAATCCAGGTGCTATTAATTAATTTTGGCCGGGAGCGGTTTGTCATTTCCCGGGGTATGCGCATTGCCCAATTAGTAATCGGAAAAGTAACACGGGTAGAGCTTCTCGAGAAAGCAGTTTTGGATGAAACCATAAGAAATGAGGGTGGTTTTGGGCATACAGGACTGTAA